One Helianthus annuus cultivar XRQ/B chromosome 12, HanXRQr2.0-SUNRISE, whole genome shotgun sequence genomic region harbors:
- the LOC110894883 gene encoding uncharacterized protein LOC110894883 — protein MLSSSLFGYILNSSTSPIFLVNMISLNESQFDIEAGHGCGVGGNDTPRQSGSSDDSKEGSITTTENVGLESSVSEFSVVDLESNHGGGREVHLLKVEKDCRICHLSLDVNSEESGNYGIPIELGCSCKDDLAAAHKHCAEAWFKIKGNRTCEICGSIARNIAGADEVELIDQWNGPTGSTGTQATVPSETMATSEAHNLWQGHRFLNILLASMVFAFVISWLFHFNVPS, from the exons ATGCTCTCATCTTCACTCTTTGGTTACATATTAAATAGCTCAACTTCTCCTATCTTTCTAGTTAACATGATATCTTTAAATGAATCCCAATTCGACATAGAAGCCGGCCATGGTTGTGGCGTTGGCGGAAATGATACACCGCGGCAGTCAGGATCATCGGATGACAGTAAAGAGGGCAGCATTACTACCACAGAGAATGTAGGGTTGGAATCTTCGGTTTCAGAGTTCTCGGTGGTGGATCTGGAAAGCAACCATGGTGGCGGTAGGGAGGTGCATTTGTTAAAAGTTGAAAAGGATTGTAGGATTTGTCATTTGAGTTTGGATGTAAACAGTGAAGAATCTGGAAATTATGGGATTCCAATTGAGCTGGGTTGTTCTTGTAAAGATGATCTGGCTGCTGCTCATAAACATTGTGCTGAAGCTTGGTTCAAGATCAAGGGCAACAG AACATGTGAGATATGTGGATCTATTGCACGAAACATTGCTGGTGCGGATGAGGTTGAGCTGATAGACCAATGGAATGGACCAACTGGTTCCACGGGAACACAAGCCACAGTACCTAGTGAGACAATGGCCACATCGGAGGCTCACAACTTGTGGCAAGGCCATCGGTTTCTCAACATCTTGTTGGCTTCTATGGTTTTCGCTTTTGTCATCTCGTGGCTTTTTCACTTTAATGTACCATCTTGA
- the LOC118485045 gene encoding uncharacterized protein LOC118485045, with amino-acid sequence MDSKLHPAMTVSNIKNLVPITLEADAAHYTTWAELSQNSCKAYQVYDHLQPRKKIPASASSSEADKAKDATPPEPSPDDEALWSRLDAIVKQWIYGTISTDLLHTILTPGQTAYDAWTILANLFQDNKNTRSVFLRQEFSNVRLENFPNMSAYCQQVKLLSDQLTSVGAPVDNQRLVLQLLTGLTEQYDGISTILQHRDPLPDFNEARSHLTMEESKKKHQVAQAAHSSATALAAVTTSPSPSDNNANPPSDRNRGWGRSRGRGRGRGPNGRGGRGYNAKHPYIVFPQGWASNQWAGLMNNQA; translated from the coding sequence ATGGACAGCAAACTTCATCCTGCTATGACAGTGTCCAACATCAAAAACCTCGTACCCATAACCTTAGAAGCCGACGCTGCTCATTACACCACTTGGGCAGAACTCTCTCAGAACTCCTGCAAAGCATACCAGGTTTATGATCACTTGCAACCCAGAAAGAAAATACCAGCCTCTGCCTCCTCTTCTGAAGCTGACAAGGCTAAGGACGCTACTCCTCCAGAACCTTCTCCTGATGATGAAGCCCTCTGGTCGCGTCTCGATGCCATTGTCAAACAGTGGATCTATGGCACCATATCCACTGACCTCCTACACACCATCCTCACTCCAGGTCAAACAGCCTACGATGCTTGGACCATCCTGGCTAACCTCTTTCAAGACAACAAAAACACCAGGTCTGTCTTCCTTCGGCAGGAGTTTTCCAATGTCCGCCTAGAGAACTTTCCAAACATGTCGGCCTACTGTCAACAGGTTAAACTCCTGTCCGATCAACTTACTAGTGTGGGGGCCCCGGTTGACAATCAGAGActtgttcttcaacttttaaCCGGTCTTACCGAACAGTACGACGGGATTTCAACGATCCTACAACATAGGGATCCTCTGCCTGATTTTAATGAAGCACGTTCACATCTCACGATGGAGGAAAGTAAGAAGAAACATCAGGTTGCTCAGGCTGCCCATTCCTCCGCCACTGCACTTGCGGCTGTCACAACCAGCCCTTCACCATCTGACAACAACGCCAATCCTCCTTCTGATCGTAATCGTGGATGGGGTCGTAGCCGTGGACGTGGCAGGGGGCGTGGCCCCAATGGTCGCGGGGGCCGGGGGTACAATGCCAAGCACCCGTACATTGTGTTTCCGCAGGGTTGGGCATCGAATCAGTGGGCTGGACTTATGAATAATCAGGCCTAG